A window from Canis lupus familiaris isolate Mischka breed German Shepherd chromosome 18, alternate assembly UU_Cfam_GSD_1.0, whole genome shotgun sequence encodes these proteins:
- the MS4A13 gene encoding membrane-spanning 4-domains subfamily A member 13 isoform X3 → MAPCMCSKISPADSLVLGAVQIMIGIFHVFMWYFLLILYMGQIRGVFGTYEPITYKTGCSLWGIIFIIAGVSIIRATRHPTQGMITCALTTNIFCIIIAIIASVLTTIELSSFNSVSYRNYGQANRHNEDTLTAVTEEAESTF, encoded by the exons ATGGCTCCATGTATGTGTTCAAAAATCTCTCCAGCAGATAGTCTTGTTTTAGGG GCTGTCCAGATTATGATTGGCatatttcatgttttcatgtggtatttcttattgattttgtatatGGGACAAATTAGAGGAGTCTTTGGGACGTATGAACCTATAACTTACAAAACAGGATGTTCTCTATGGGGCATTATT TTTATCATTGCAGGAGTCTCCATAATAAGAGCAACAAGGCATCCAACTCAAGGAATG ATTACATGTGCTTTGACCACTAACATCTTCTGCATAATTATTGCAATTATTGCATCAGTTCTAACAACAATTGAATTGTCTTCTTTTAATTCCGTGTCATATAGGAATTATGGACAAGCG aatcgtCATAATGAAGATACTCTCACAGCTGTTACAGAGGAAGCTgagagcactttttaa
- the MS4A13 gene encoding membrane-spanning 4-domains subfamily A member 13 isoform X1, with translation MAPCMCSKISPADSLVLGAVQIMIGIFHVFMWYFLLILYMGQIRGVFGTYEPITYKTGCSLWGIIFIIAGVSIIRATRHPTQGMITCALTTNIFCIIIAIIASVLTTIELSSFNSVSYRNYGQAKLGREVSRVLLISYPLEFSIALTYSIFGCIDLNRHNEDTLTAVTEEAESTF, from the exons ATGGCTCCATGTATGTGTTCAAAAATCTCTCCAGCAGATAGTCTTGTTTTAGGG GCTGTCCAGATTATGATTGGCatatttcatgttttcatgtggtatttcttattgattttgtatatGGGACAAATTAGAGGAGTCTTTGGGACGTATGAACCTATAACTTACAAAACAGGATGTTCTCTATGGGGCATTATT TTTATCATTGCAGGAGTCTCCATAATAAGAGCAACAAGGCATCCAACTCAAGGAATG ATTACATGTGCTTTGACCACTAACATCTTCTGCATAATTATTGCAATTATTGCATCAGTTCTAACAACAATTGAATTGTCTTCTTTTAATTCCGTGTCATATAGGAATTATGGACAAGCG AAACTTGGAAGAGAAGTTTCACGGGTTTTACTGATATCTTACCCCTTGGAATTTTCTATTGCATTAACATACTCAATCTTTGGCTGTATTGATTTG aatcgtCATAATGAAGATACTCTCACAGCTGTTACAGAGGAAGCTgagagcactttttaa
- the MS4A13 gene encoding membrane-spanning 4-domains subfamily A member 13 isoform X2 produces the protein MAPCMCSKISPADSLVLGAVQIMIGIFHVFMWYFLLILYMGQIRGVFGTYEPITYKTGCSLWGIIFIIAGVSIIRATRHPTQGMITCALTTNIFCIIIAIIASVLTTIELSSFNSVSYRNYGQAKLGREVSRVLLISYPLEFSIALTYSIFGCIDLVK, from the exons ATGGCTCCATGTATGTGTTCAAAAATCTCTCCAGCAGATAGTCTTGTTTTAGGG GCTGTCCAGATTATGATTGGCatatttcatgttttcatgtggtatttcttattgattttgtatatGGGACAAATTAGAGGAGTCTTTGGGACGTATGAACCTATAACTTACAAAACAGGATGTTCTCTATGGGGCATTATT TTTATCATTGCAGGAGTCTCCATAATAAGAGCAACAAGGCATCCAACTCAAGGAATG ATTACATGTGCTTTGACCACTAACATCTTCTGCATAATTATTGCAATTATTGCATCAGTTCTAACAACAATTGAATTGTCTTCTTTTAATTCCGTGTCATATAGGAATTATGGACAAGCG AAACTTGGAAGAGAAGTTTCACGGGTTTTACTGATATCTTACCCCTTGGAATTTTCTATTGCATTAACATACTCAATCTTTGGCTGTATTGATTTG GTGAAATAA